In Mycolicibacterium aubagnense, the DNA window CAGTGGCGACTCGTGTGATCGAATCGTCAGTCCGACGGTGATCTGCTGCGGCGGCGTCCCGGCGACCGATGCAATCACCAACTCGTTCACCTCGTCCAGATCGAGGGTGGGTTCGGGTGGGACAGCCAACAGAGCCCATTGGCTGCGCGAGAAACCAATGATCTTGTCGACAATGAGCTGCTGAATATGCTGATGCTCTAGACCTGCCAACAAGGCGGTGGAAATCGCGCGGGTCGCTTCTAGCCAGTCTTGGCGTCGCCGTGATTGTTCGAAAAGCCGGGCATTGGTCACAGCGATCGCTGCCGCCGCCGCCAGCGCCGTGAGCAGAACCTCGTCGTCCGCGGTGAACACTGCGTTATCGGGTTTTTCGGCCACGTAGATGGTTCCGAACACCTCCCCGGTCTGCAACACGATCGGTAACCCTAGAAAAGCGTGCATCTCGGGGTGATGGGCGGGAAACCCGACGAACGCCGGGTGATCGTGGACATCGACGATCCGCAACGGAACTGAATTCCGTAGTAGGTGTGCCGGCACGCCGATGTCACCGGTGGGTAAGCGACCGATGCTGGTACGCGTTTCCTCGTCGATACCTTCGAACACGAACTCGGCCAGGCGGTTTTCCCGTCCTCTGACGCCGAGTGCACCGTAG includes these proteins:
- a CDS encoding GAF domain-containing protein — protein: MGEVIVPNGNSADGDLSAMLGHLKLRELLHEVHGRLAEAVNATDRLDLLIETILIITSDLDLDETLRRIVRSAVTLTGARYGALGVRGRENRLAEFVFEGIDEETRTSIGRLPTGDIGVPAHLLRNSVPLRIVDVHDHPAFVGFPAHHPEMHAFLGLPIVLQTGEVFGTIYVAEKPDNAVFTADDEVLLTALAAAAAIAVTNARLFEQSRRRQDWLEATRAISTALLAGLEHQHIQQLIVDKIIGFSRSQWALLAVPPEPTLDLDEVNELVIASVAGTPPQQITVGLTIRSHESPLWSAFHQRQALNLTALELVDGTSDLGPAVVAPLRDTRIMAGALAVVRTDEHGAFTDEDSDMVATFADYAAIALQYTTTQQRIFELESHDSDHAV